A genomic segment from Juglans regia cultivar Chandler chromosome 14, Walnut 2.0, whole genome shotgun sequence encodes:
- the LOC109002172 gene encoding RING-H2 finger protein ATL63-like, with product MFPPDSPKQPTYIPTHIVRSNIFSYDGNIMLAAVISLLLVIFFVLLLYVYAKWFLAQAQQRRRRSMTVSHIRPPSRIHHFHTFEFDTSVSNSPREGLDASVIATIPLFEYSSEEQKALECVICLSPFEEKQLGRNLPKCHHGFHLECIDMWLSSHSNCPICRAPAACEAKVLTVGTEANDGTSAVDSFEGVGVDQLGVSNGDSALEIVIDVPNSENVTDQNVVAGDTDSMSVSSSSSSSLSCSLKWLLNRNRSENDQTDQNVVEESSLSMCSSSSSLGCSLKMILSRNRSSERKVFPSYHANEL from the coding sequence ATGTTTCCTCCTGACTCGCCAAAGCAACCCACCTACATACCGACCCACATTGTCCGGAGCAATATATTCTCCTACGACGGAAACATCATGCTAGCCGCCGTAATATCTCTTCTTCTTGTCATCTTCTTCGTCTTACTCCTCTACGTCTATGCAAAGTGGTTCCTAGCGCAAGCCCAGCAACGGAGGCGACGCTCTATGACCGTCTCGCACATCCGACCACCCTCTCGGATCCACCATTTCCATACCTTCGAGTTTGACACCTCCGTTTCAAACTCTCCTAGGGAAGGTCTCGACGCCTCCGTCATCGCTACGATCCCATTGTTTGAATACAGCTCGGAGGAGCAAAAGGCGTTGGAATGCGTCATCTGCTTAAGCCCGTTTGAGGAGAAACAGCTAGGGAGGAACTTACCAAAGTGCCACCACGGTTTTCACTTGGAGTGCATAGACATGTGGTTGAGTTCGCATTCGAACTGTCCCATTTGTAGAGCTCCGGCGGCGTGTGAAGCTAAGGTTTTGACGGTTGGTACGGAAGCAAATGACGGGACTTCAGCTGTGGATTCTTTCGAGGGAGTGGGAGTTGATCAGCTTGGTGTGAGCAATGGGGATTCTGCATTGGAGATTGTGATTGATGTTCCAAATTCAGAAAATGTGACTGATCAGAATGTAGTGGCGGGCGATACCGATTCTATGTCTGTGTCTTCGTCGTCATCTTCCTCGTTGAGCTGTTCGTTGAAGTGGTTGCTGAACAGGAATAGATCAGAGAATGATCAGACTGATCAGAACGTAGTGGAGGAGAGTTCATTATCAATGTGTTCATCATCTTCGTCCCTGGGTTGTTCATTGAAGATGATCCTGAGCAGGAATAGATCATCAGAACGAAAGGTTTTCCCATCGTATCACGCGAATGAATTGTAA
- the LOC109002381 gene encoding 6-phosphofructo-2-kinase/fructose-2,6-bisphosphatase-like: MGTGASKSTDGGSHGGEEEREENLDQAGGQLYVSLKMENYKRKGDLIPHVYGSVPLVGSWDSSKALPMERESASMWELSFVVPPNHETLDFKFLLKPMYNNAPCIVEEGPNRLLTRGTLQGDARLALFRLNAEEVLEYRIFIHADRVSPFDLAASWRAYQENLRPSAVRGIPDVSINSVQELGAENGSSASLELDLEHYLVPAPSTSANSGLVYAANNTETPRSLTRAGVFNNMDASGSVSHFFKDGGVSVDRPATIKEMEVIVPDSSRVYSGSGMVESKSVGAFSPFQKQDSHRGLLVDRGVGSPRLVKSASASTFAIDLKIDAETKNSMPAAAGAVAAAAVADQMLGPKEDRHLAIVLVGLPARGKTFTAAKLTRYLRWLGHDTKHFNVGKYRRLKHGANQSADFFRADNPEGMEARNEVAALAMEDMISWMQEGGQVGILDATNSTKKRRNMLMKMAEGKCKIIFLETLCNDERIIERNIRLKIQQSPDYAEEPDYEAGLRDFKDRLANYEKVYEPVEEGSYIKMIDMVSGNGGQIQVNNISGYLPGRIVFFLVNTHLTPRPILLTRHGESKDNVRGRIGGDTAVSDRGEVYGKKLANFVEKRLKSERAASIWTSTLQRTILTASPIVGFPKIQWRALDEINAGVCDGMTYEEIKKNMPEEYEARKKDKLRYRYPRGESYLDVIQRLEPVIIELERQRAPVVVISHQAVLRALYAYFADRPLREIPHIEVPLHTIIEIQMGVTGVQEKRYKLMD; the protein is encoded by the exons ATGGGAACCGGTGCGTCGAAAAGTACTGACGGCGGGTCTCACGGGGGCGAGGAAGAGCGAGAGGAGAACCTAGACCAGGCCGGCGGCCAACTCTACGTCTCCTTGAAGATGGAGAATTACAAGCGCAAGGGGGACCTCATTCCCCACGTCTACGGCTCCGTCCCTCTCGTTGGCTCTTGGGATTCTTCTAAAGCC ctTCCGATGGAACGCGAATCTGCGTCAATGTGGGAATTGAGCTTTGTTGTTCCCCCCAATCACG AAACATTGGACTTCAAGTTTCTTTTGAAGCCTATGTACAATAATGCACCCTGTATAGTGGAGGAGGGTCCGAACCGACTGCTCACAAGGGGAACCTTGCAAGGGGATGCAAGGCTGGCTCTGTTTAGGCTTAATGCTGAAGAGGTTCTTGAGTATCGGATATTCATCCATGCTGATAGGGTTTCACCATTCGATCTTGCTGCAAGTTGGAGGGCTTATCAGGAGAACCTTCGGCCTTCGGCTGTTCGTGGTATTCCTGATGTCAGTATTAATTCAGTGCAGGAGTTGGGTGCCGAG AATGGTTCTTCAGCTAGTTTGGAGCTTGATCTTGAACATTATCTTGTTCCAGCTCCATCAACTTCTGCCAATTCAGGTTTGGTTTATGCAGCTAACAACACAGAGACTCCAAGGTCATTAACACGTGCTGGGGTTTTTAACAATATGGATGCCTCAGGGAGTGTTTCACATTTCTTTAAGGATGGTGGTGTTTCCGTTGATCGACCTGCAACTATAAAG GAGATGGAGGTAATTGTCCCTGATTCATCCAGGGTGTATTCGGGCTCTGGAATGGTTGAATCAAAGTCAGTTGGTGCATTTTCACCTTTCCAAAAGCAAGATAGTCACAGGGGTCTCCTCGTAGATAGGGGTGTTGGATCTCCTAGGCTAGTTAAATCGGCTAGTGCAAGTACTTTTGCTATTGATCTCAAAATTGACGCAGAAACAAAG AATTCAATGCCGGCTGCCGCTGGAGCTGTTGCAGCTGCAGCTGTAGCTGATCAGATGCTTGGACCAAAGGAGGATAGACATTTGGCGATTGTCCTG GTTGGTTTGCCAGCTCGAGGAAAGACTTTTACTGCAGCCAAACTTACTAGATATCTTCGTTGGTTGGGTCATGATACCAAGCATTTCAATGTTGGAAAG TATCGACGGCTTAAGCATGGGGCTAATCAG TCTGCAGATTTTTTCCGAGCTGACAATCCTGAAGGAATGGAAGCACGCAATGAG GTAGCAGCCTTGGCTATGGAAGACATGATATCTTGGATGCAAGAAGGTGGCCAG GTAGGGATATTGGACGCAACCAACAGTACCAAGAAACGAAGGAATATGCTGATGAAAATGGCTGAAGGGAAATGCAAG ATTATTTTTCTGGAAACACTCTGCAATGATGAGCGCATTATTGAAAGGAATATACGACTTAAAATTCAACAAAGCCCTGATTATGCGGAAGA GCCGGATTATGAGGCTGGATTGCGGGACTTCAAAGATAGATTAGCCAATTATGAAAAA GTTTATGAGCCTGTAGAAGAAGGATCTTACATCAAAATGATTGATATGGTCAGTGGAAACGGTGGACAAATACAA GTGAACAATATCAGTGGCTATCTTCCTGGGCgaattgtatttttcttg GTTAATACCCATCTCACACCCCGCCCAATTTTACTTACTCGGCACGGGGAGAGCAAGGATAATGTTAGAGGCAGGATTGGAGGTGACACTGCTGTGAG TGATCGTGGAGAAGTTTATGGTAAAAAGCTGGCTAACTTTGTTGAAAAGCGACTCAAGTCAGAAAGGGCTGCTTCT ATTTGGACAAGCACACTGCAACGAACAATTCTGACAGCAAGTCCAATTGTTGGATTTCCAAAG ATACAATGGCGTGCACTTGACGAAATAAATGCAGGAGTTTGTGATGGGATGACATATGAAGAGATAAAGAAGAACATGCCTGAGGAGTATGA GGCACGTAAGAAGGACAAGCTGAGGTATCGGTACCCTCGTGGCGAGTCCTATTTGGATGTTATTCAAAG GCTAGAACCTGTAATTATTGAGCTTGAACGACAACGGGCACCTGTTGTAGTGATATCTCAccag GCAGTATTGAGAGcgttatatgcatattttgctGATAGGCCTCTTAGAGAAATTCCACACATTGAG GTGCCACTTCATACTATAATAGAGATTCAAATGGGAGTTACAGGTGTCCAAGAGAAACGATACAAACTCATGGACTAA